A part of Paenibacillus sp. sptzw28 genomic DNA contains:
- a CDS encoding SGNH/GDSL hydrolase family protein, with product MMHNNIRFHNTAELEESRSFGGLRMFRFPRQVRHALGDRGRFIAEEATGCEIRFVTDAANIRVTLVLTDRDGEVYVYKGGLLHSTHRMPAGVPRTLHLEEPVRLGWVEREKLTESGFASEVWRIVFGRSEGVFLELNTFGYPVRPPRSDETPGLRLLAYGSSITHGLGMYPLTYVDQAARRLKADVFNKGMSGSCLCERQMADFLAESEDWDAATLELGVNMRDQFLPDAFAKRTDYLMRRMMERHPNKPLFVITVYPNFASWADSEAGQRERAYNLVLEEQVKELKHPNLHLIAGDQVLQDLSGLSCDMIHPGPYGHMTMGEQLAKIIRPLLEERFKR from the coding sequence ATGATGCATAACAACATCCGGTTTCACAATACGGCCGAGCTGGAAGAAAGTCGCAGCTTCGGCGGCTTACGAATGTTCCGGTTTCCGAGACAGGTTCGCCATGCGCTGGGCGATCGGGGGCGGTTTATCGCAGAGGAAGCGACCGGCTGCGAAATCCGCTTCGTAACCGATGCCGCGAATATCCGCGTCACGCTGGTTCTGACAGATCGGGATGGGGAAGTGTACGTATATAAAGGAGGACTCCTTCATTCGACACACCGTATGCCTGCGGGGGTGCCGAGGACGCTGCATCTGGAGGAGCCGGTCCGGCTCGGGTGGGTGGAGCGGGAGAAGTTGACGGAGTCGGGCTTTGCGTCGGAGGTATGGAGAATCGTATTCGGACGCTCGGAAGGGGTTTTCCTCGAGTTGAATACGTTCGGGTATCCGGTCCGGCCGCCGCGATCGGACGAAACGCCGGGACTTCGCCTTCTTGCTTACGGCTCCTCGATTACCCACGGTCTCGGAATGTACCCGCTCACCTACGTGGATCAGGCGGCGAGACGATTGAAAGCTGACGTATTTAACAAAGGGATGAGCGGCTCGTGCTTGTGCGAGAGGCAGATGGCCGATTTTCTCGCGGAGTCGGAAGATTGGGATGCGGCGACGTTAGAGCTAGGGGTGAACATGAGGGATCAATTCCTTCCCGACGCTTTTGCTAAGCGGACAGACTATTTGATGCGGCGAATGATGGAGCGTCATCCGAATAAGCCCCTTTTTGTGATTACTGTGTATCCGAATTTCGCGAGTTGGGCGGACAGCGAGGCCGGGCAGAGAGAGCGAGCCTATAATCTTGTTCTTGAAGAACAGGTGAAGGAGCTGAAGCATCCGAACCTTCACCTGATAGCTGGCGATCAGGTTCTTCAAGACCTATCGGGATTATCTTGCGATATGATTCATCCCGGACCCTACGGCCATATGACGATGGGCGAGCAACTGGCGAAGATCATTCGTCCTTTGCTGGAAGAGAGGTTTAAGCGATGA
- a CDS encoding serine hydrolase, which produces MSSRSRLHERLSPLLQSFKDNGPPGCACTVVRRGEVLYQETMGYANLENERLIAPDTLYRIYSMTKVVTCAAALILFERGLYLLNDPLEEYLPEYKDLQVYRNHESGNKMISPATGSIRVKDLFTMTSGLVYGGEQTEIERRTQKIIGAGITDLDTRDVARELAQVPLAFDPGTHWRYGTSHDVLAALIETLSGQRFGAFLQKEIFDPLGMSDTSFKIRQDQQGRLCTLYDRGDDGSLKSNDRLDGFYQPECKFESGGFGLISTIGDYSRFAQALAGAGKLDGERILSPKTVQLMGTNHLSLQQLKEFNNPGYGYGLGVRVMIDPAAGGINGSVGEFGWAGLAGTYLLIDPKEELSVVYMQQMMPSMEQYIHPRLRAVIYGALD; this is translated from the coding sequence ATGAGCAGCCGTTCTCGGCTTCACGAACGATTATCGCCGCTACTGCAAAGCTTCAAGGATAACGGACCGCCGGGTTGCGCCTGCACCGTCGTTCGCCGAGGAGAAGTACTCTATCAGGAAACAATGGGATATGCAAATTTGGAAAATGAAAGACTGATCGCTCCGGATACGCTCTATCGCATCTATTCCATGACGAAAGTGGTTACTTGCGCCGCCGCGCTCATACTGTTCGAGCGTGGGCTCTATCTGCTGAACGATCCACTCGAAGAGTATTTGCCTGAATACAAGGACCTGCAGGTTTATCGGAATCACGAGTCAGGCAACAAAATGATCTCGCCCGCAACGGGTTCTATACGGGTTAAGGATTTGTTCACGATGACCTCGGGGCTTGTTTATGGCGGAGAACAGACGGAAATCGAAAGAAGGACGCAAAAAATTATCGGTGCAGGGATTACAGATTTGGATACGCGTGATGTGGCAAGAGAGCTAGCCCAAGTTCCCCTTGCTTTCGACCCCGGTACGCATTGGAGGTATGGAACTAGCCACGACGTGTTGGCCGCGTTGATTGAAACATTGTCAGGGCAAAGATTCGGAGCTTTTCTGCAAAAGGAGATTTTCGATCCGCTCGGAATGAGCGATACTTCCTTTAAAATCCGGCAGGATCAACAGGGCAGACTCTGTACGTTGTACGACCGCGGAGATGACGGGTCGCTGAAGTCCAATGATCGACTCGACGGCTTTTATCAGCCGGAATGCAAGTTCGAAAGCGGCGGCTTCGGGCTGATATCCACCATCGGAGATTACAGTCGATTCGCTCAGGCTCTCGCTGGTGCCGGAAAGCTGGACGGGGAGCGCATCCTGAGTCCGAAGACCGTGCAGCTGATGGGCACGAATCATTTGAGTTTGCAGCAATTAAAGGAATTCAATAATCCCGGCTATGGATATGGATTAGGCGTTCGCGTCATGATCGATCCGGCGGCAGGCGGTATTAACGGATCGGTTGGAGAGTTCGGTTGGGCAGGATTGGCCGGCACGTATCTGTTGATCGACCCGAAGGAAGAATTATCTGTCGTTTATATGCAACAGATGATGCCAAGTATGGAACAATACATACATCCGCGGCTGCGCGCCGTCATTTACGGAGCATTGGATTGA
- a CDS encoding transposase: MGNPLRFEVTAGNINDCVTGYEILQSEDIQEKNVLADRGYDTDKIIELLKEEQAHSVILIHTHDSVPLNIISLFGKWWGYLSVLTHMNLLKPNVSRATSTLPVLPHIKFFDLLMIRFTVP, translated from the coding sequence TTGGGCAACCCGTTGCGCTTTGAAGTAACCGCAGGCAACATCAATGATTGTGTGACGGGATATGAGATCTTGCAATCCGAAGACATTCAAGAGAAAAACGTCCTGGCGGATCGTGGATATGACACCGATAAAATCATTGAACTTCTGAAAGAGGAGCAAGCGCATTCCGTCATTCTTATCCATACTCATGACTCTGTGCCCCTCAATATCATATCACTTTTTGGAAAGTGGTGGGGCTATTTGTCAGTTCTTACTCATATGAACCTCCTAAAACCAAATGTCTCAAGGGCCACTTCAACACTCCCTGTACTACCCCACATCAAATTTTTCGACCTACTTATGATACGGTTCACCGTACCATAA
- a CDS encoding NAD(P)-dependent alcohol dehydrogenase, with the protein MKAMVQISYGPPEVIVPQEIPKPSPGNKEVLIRIQAAAVGPSDCAFRKGEPLIIKLIYGLSRPKFAVGGCELAGEVEAVGKEVKHIKAGDRVLGMSIKNFGAYAEYKCLSEESPLVVIPDNITFEEAVGICDGGATALTFLRDKAKLRKGQKVLINGASGAVGIYAVQLAKFYDAEVTGVCSAGNVGLVRKAGADFIIDYTQEDFTKTEKAYDVVFDAVGKRSFTTCKRVLTAKGIYLTTVPKLSIVIQMMWTSLFKGKRAVFATAGLMQNKANLAFLMELAKNGTLNAVIDRRYPLKLLPDAQKYVETERKKGNVIITF; encoded by the coding sequence ATGAAAGCTATGGTACAAATCTCTTATGGTCCACCGGAAGTGATCGTCCCACAAGAAATCCCGAAACCGTCACCTGGAAACAAGGAGGTTCTCATTCGTATCCAAGCTGCCGCAGTAGGTCCGTCAGACTGCGCTTTTCGCAAGGGCGAACCGCTAATAATTAAATTGATCTACGGACTTTCCAGACCGAAATTTGCCGTTGGAGGATGCGAATTAGCCGGAGAGGTCGAAGCGGTCGGCAAAGAAGTGAAGCATATTAAAGCCGGGGATCGTGTTCTGGGGATGAGCATCAAAAACTTCGGTGCATATGCCGAATATAAGTGTCTTTCCGAAGAGAGCCCCCTTGTAGTTATACCGGATAACATCACTTTTGAAGAAGCCGTCGGCATCTGTGACGGGGGGGCCACCGCATTGACGTTTCTAAGAGACAAGGCAAAGTTGCGGAAGGGACAAAAGGTGCTGATTAATGGCGCCTCGGGAGCTGTCGGCATCTACGCTGTGCAATTAGCCAAATTCTATGACGCTGAAGTAACAGGTGTTTGTTCTGCCGGTAACGTTGGTCTGGTAAGAAAAGCAGGCGCAGATTTCATTATTGATTATACCCAGGAGGATTTCACGAAGACGGAAAAAGCTTATGATGTCGTATTTGATGCTGTAGGAAAACGCTCCTTCACAACATGCAAGCGTGTACTCACAGCCAAGGGAATTTATCTGACTACCGTACCCAAGCTGTCTATCGTTATACAGATGATGTGGACCTCCCTGTTTAAAGGCAAACGGGCAGTCTTCGCAACAGCCGGCCTTATGCAAAACAAAGCAAATTTGGCGTTTCTCATGGAACTCGCAAAAAATGGAACTCTGAACGCCGTGATTGATCGTCGATATCCTCTGAAACTCCTGCCGGATGCCCAAAAATATGTAGAGACCGAACGTAAAAAAGGTAACGTGATTATTACATTCTAA
- a CDS encoding IS5 family transposase, translating into MRRRYEIRDDQWEIIKYLLPPERKPQGGRPAIDNRKMFNTMLWVLRSGAPWRDLPEYYGSWSSVYSRFRRWGKSGIFDRMLAVLSAEPDDESVMIDATIVRVHQHGAGAKGGSNSKPSVDRAEA; encoded by the coding sequence ATGAGAAGACGATACGAGATACGAGACGACCAATGGGAAATCATTAAATACTTGTTGCCACCAGAGAGAAAACCTCAAGGCGGACGCCCCGCTATCGATAATCGAAAAATGTTCAACACCATGCTTTGGGTCCTTCGCTCCGGCGCGCCATGGCGAGACTTGCCCGAATACTACGGCTCATGGAGCAGCGTCTACAGCCGTTTCCGCCGGTGGGGAAAATCCGGTATTTTCGATCGCATGTTGGCTGTATTATCGGCCGAGCCTGATGATGAAAGTGTCATGATTGATGCCACCATTGTCCGTGTTCATCAACACGGCGCGGGGGCAAAAGGGGGCAGCAATTCCAAGCCATCGGTCGATCGCGCGGAGGCTTAA
- a CDS encoding Ig-like domain-containing protein yields MKSHAFKRWIKCVFTSISLLILPFVPFAGTVVHAYSGDLLVETFDSYAVGQSPPGWTVPKPPAAVMPSPSPYIVKATVEELPGTPGRMLELRKNGKSTSSYNISRTIANATAKLVMSYRVRAEQTDAVFYLPTPQSGSVVLAKLSLYNGQFAYMKKGGTAWTTIQPYSAGVWYDVRIMLDTDADTFTLSINGEPKLSAEPAEAGGSVTSLYLGIYKDSIGAAYFDDLFFNSYKPANSAQFAQPSFDLAAGSSQALPLLFDPADATDQSAVWSSDQPGIASVSGNGVVTGLAVGKATITARPRENIPSASVKVNVYEVPVTGITVVNPQSPSLPVGSRAWLQAIVAPDNSTNKTIVWGSDNPQVAAVDGYGEVTGVAPGTATVYAATPDGKVRGETKVTVVARAVQKQLYVSPSGDDVNPGTEQAPFRTIAKAQAAVRGLNFAMTGDIVVNLRGGTYVLDKELQFASEDSGKNGYFVTYRSYPGEKAIISGGQTVDGGWELHDSALNIYQAHVGHELQTRQLFVDGVRAVRARSVSGLINPVKTATGYTSDDTLLPSLRSIDDLEFVYQDLWTNSRAGVQSVTGSGGKAQITMEEPAWTAISNRGLTSATVPAYYENAYELLDEPGEWYYDRTAGMLYYKPRAWEQLSTVKVVAPVLEKLLNIQGYSADDPVRNLQFENLEFAYTTWMRPSTSYGHSDAQNNHLRYPGTKDTLPDAAITIQLANTVNFERNTFTKLGISAIRMDNGVQNSLIQGNHFYDISGSALNVGQPYSSDPDVYRPADPRKIMKNDDVVNNLIHDIGVDYKSASAISAGYPVDMDIRHNEIFSIPYSGTHIGYGWGAQFNPVTRNVQIENNLIYDLLGMGLRDGGAIYSLGTTGASAADPNVVSGNYIRNQMEDSAVLYADEGSAYWKYENNVIDLKDTPPWHGQQRWAQVWLPTIHDQFFNNNYTTQSYYVNNGTNSIFVNTHVVPDANWSGEALAIIDNAGLQPGFRDVALGVVPRVSADPINLAIGVTGTVVVYGQSGKDQPLGLGSSTVHYASRNPAVAVVDAQGHVTGVSRGSTKLDVSIVNGSVLRHLALDVFVGDTLSDIRLSGEDGHVLFGTQGETKELQAYGNTLFGNKVSLGRTEFFSSNPEVASVSADGLLTAHHAGATVLTIKGDFLDNTKEGYYLYKVVDSSTADDYGLRSEIGDADSWTVNATGSGNIQQGTDSITVATPGGYSVYSGRKFLNELLDFNLRINGAGSWYALSLGNPSSQTSYTNGSTYLVAIGAGGIDLYRFNSGQRTVIYGNLPGYTSVGGGTVPNTMLPYNETHRVQLGTFRQGDGVRIIMKVEGIEVFNFLDTDKTNALSDAGYFGLIARSGSITLSRTDHQQPAVAGLAIDGLSGIQAGERRTVSVTVVYENGDNGPLASGVSFSSSDARVADVDSNGNVTARLPGTAIIIARYGSVIGSYPLTVQDTIPPVTVGKLTPAEPDGANGWYVHPVTVNLLATDQGDGVASTVYSQDGGITWIQYTGAFTVSLDGPSELKYRSTDKAGNAEAVGMIAFRMDSAGPKLEVAGVEEDGSYEDAGNLQLQVHVIDAQSGVDDAQTSIVLDGKPYPNGSIASLYSLPLGAHTLTVTAVDLAGNRSVKTIHFQTVTSIQSLQDLVQRFTQSNLIDNAGLANSLMSKIKNGNLQSFVREVQAQSGKHITAEAAQYLIRDAQALILQIK; encoded by the coding sequence ATGAAAAGTCACGCCTTCAAACGATGGATTAAATGCGTTTTTACATCCATTTCGCTTTTAATCCTTCCATTCGTACCGTTTGCAGGAACGGTTGTACATGCCTACAGCGGCGACTTGCTGGTGGAAACGTTCGATTCGTATGCCGTCGGCCAAAGCCCGCCCGGCTGGACGGTTCCGAAGCCTCCGGCAGCCGTTATGCCCTCGCCCTCGCCATACATCGTGAAAGCGACGGTTGAAGAGCTGCCGGGTACCCCGGGGAGAATGCTGGAGCTCCGGAAGAACGGCAAGTCGACGTCTTCGTACAATATCAGCCGAACGATTGCGAATGCAACCGCCAAGCTGGTGATGTCCTACCGCGTTCGGGCCGAGCAGACCGATGCAGTCTTCTATTTGCCAACGCCGCAGAGCGGAAGCGTGGTTCTGGCGAAGTTAAGCTTGTATAATGGTCAATTCGCCTATATGAAAAAGGGCGGAACGGCCTGGACGACGATCCAGCCTTACTCCGCGGGTGTTTGGTACGACGTCCGGATCATGTTGGATACGGATGCGGATACGTTCACTCTCTCCATCAATGGCGAGCCCAAGCTGTCCGCAGAGCCGGCCGAAGCGGGCGGGAGCGTCACCTCGCTCTATTTGGGGATCTATAAAGACAGCATTGGCGCCGCTTATTTTGACGATTTGTTCTTCAACTCCTATAAGCCGGCGAACAGCGCTCAGTTCGCCCAGCCGTCCTTCGACCTTGCAGCAGGAAGCAGCCAAGCTCTTCCGCTCCTGTTCGATCCGGCAGATGCGACGGATCAGAGCGCTGTCTGGTCGTCTGATCAACCGGGCATTGCTTCCGTCTCGGGCAATGGGGTCGTCACGGGATTGGCCGTGGGCAAGGCGACCATTACGGCTCGGCCGCGCGAGAACATTCCCTCCGCCAGCGTGAAGGTAAACGTCTACGAAGTGCCGGTTACCGGCATTACGGTCGTCAATCCGCAATCGCCTAGCTTGCCGGTCGGCTCGAGAGCCTGGCTGCAGGCGATCGTCGCGCCGGACAACAGCACGAACAAAACCATCGTGTGGGGCAGCGATAACCCGCAAGTCGCTGCCGTGGACGGGTATGGCGAGGTGACTGGAGTCGCCCCCGGCACCGCGACCGTGTATGCCGCCACACCGGACGGCAAGGTGCGCGGAGAAACGAAGGTGACGGTCGTCGCTCGCGCCGTTCAGAAGCAACTGTATGTCTCACCGTCAGGCGATGACGTGAATCCCGGAACAGAGCAGGCTCCTTTCCGAACCATAGCCAAAGCGCAGGCAGCCGTCCGCGGGTTGAACTTTGCCATGACGGGGGATATCGTCGTCAACTTGCGGGGAGGCACTTATGTGCTCGATAAAGAGCTGCAGTTTGCGTCAGAGGATTCGGGCAAGAACGGTTATTTCGTAACCTACCGCAGCTACCCGGGGGAGAAAGCGATCATCAGCGGCGGGCAAACGGTCGACGGCGGTTGGGAGCTTCATGATAGCGCCCTTAATATTTATCAAGCTCATGTCGGCCACGAGCTGCAAACGAGACAGCTGTTTGTGGACGGTGTGCGCGCCGTACGTGCAAGAAGCGTCTCCGGGCTAATCAATCCGGTAAAGACCGCCACGGGGTATACGTCTGACGATACGCTCCTTCCCTCGCTCCGCAGCATCGACGATTTGGAATTCGTTTATCAAGACCTGTGGACGAATTCTCGGGCCGGCGTGCAATCCGTGACCGGATCGGGAGGCAAGGCGCAAATTACGATGGAGGAACCGGCTTGGACCGCGATCTCTAATCGGGGCCTGACCTCGGCTACTGTGCCTGCTTATTACGAGAATGCCTATGAGCTGCTCGATGAGCCGGGAGAGTGGTACTACGACAGGACGGCCGGTATGCTCTATTACAAGCCGCGGGCTTGGGAGCAGCTGTCTACAGTGAAGGTAGTGGCGCCGGTGCTGGAGAAGCTCCTGAATATTCAGGGCTACTCGGCGGACGATCCGGTTCGGAACCTTCAGTTCGAGAACCTGGAATTCGCTTATACGACATGGATGAGGCCAAGTACGAGCTACGGGCATTCCGACGCACAAAACAACCATTTGCGATACCCGGGCACGAAGGATACGCTGCCGGACGCCGCGATCACGATCCAGCTTGCGAACACGGTCAACTTTGAACGCAATACGTTCACCAAGCTGGGAATATCCGCCATCCGGATGGACAATGGCGTGCAGAACAGCTTGATACAGGGCAATCATTTTTACGATATTTCTGGAAGCGCTTTAAATGTCGGACAGCCGTATTCGAGCGATCCTGATGTATATCGTCCCGCCGATCCCCGCAAGATCATGAAGAACGACGATGTCGTCAATAATCTGATCCATGATATCGGGGTCGATTACAAGTCAGCGTCCGCTATTTCCGCGGGGTATCCGGTCGATATGGACATTCGCCATAACGAGATCTTCTCGATCCCTTACAGCGGCACCCATATCGGGTACGGCTGGGGCGCTCAGTTCAACCCGGTCACCCGGAACGTGCAGATCGAGAACAACCTGATTTACGATCTGCTCGGCATGGGGCTGCGGGATGGAGGGGCGATCTACAGTCTCGGCACGACCGGTGCATCGGCTGCGGATCCGAACGTCGTCTCCGGCAACTATATTCGGAATCAGATGGAGGACAGCGCCGTCCTATACGCCGACGAAGGCTCTGCATATTGGAAGTACGAAAACAATGTAATCGACTTGAAGGATACGCCGCCGTGGCACGGTCAGCAGAGGTGGGCACAGGTATGGTTGCCGACTATTCATGATCAATTTTTCAACAATAACTATACGACGCAATCCTACTATGTAAATAACGGCACGAATTCCATCTTCGTGAATACGCATGTTGTACCTGATGCCAACTGGTCGGGCGAAGCGCTCGCGATCATCGATAACGCGGGCCTGCAGCCGGGATTTCGCGATGTCGCATTGGGCGTTGTCCCCCGCGTATCCGCCGATCCGATTAATTTGGCCATCGGCGTCACCGGGACGGTCGTAGTCTATGGCCAAAGCGGAAAGGATCAACCTCTTGGACTAGGCTCCAGCACAGTCCATTACGCTTCCCGCAATCCAGCGGTTGCAGTCGTTGATGCGCAGGGTCATGTCACTGGGGTTAGTCGCGGCAGTACCAAGCTGGATGTGAGCATTGTAAACGGCTCGGTGCTCAGACACCTGGCTCTTGACGTGTTCGTGGGTGACACGTTGTCGGATATCCGGCTGAGCGGGGAGGACGGTCATGTTCTGTTCGGAACGCAGGGGGAGACAAAGGAGCTTCAAGCCTACGGCAATACGCTCTTCGGCAACAAGGTTTCGCTCGGGCGCACCGAGTTCTTCTCCAGCAATCCGGAAGTCGCATCCGTTTCGGCAGACGGCTTGCTGACCGCTCATCATGCGGGTGCAACCGTTCTGACGATCAAAGGAGATTTTCTAGACAACACGAAGGAAGGCTACTACCTCTATAAGGTGGTCGATTCTTCAACAGCCGATGATTACGGGCTACGCTCCGAGATCGGCGATGCGGATTCCTGGACCGTCAATGCGACAGGGAGCGGGAATATCCAGCAAGGAACGGACAGCATCACCGTGGCGACCCCCGGGGGTTATTCCGTTTATTCGGGCCGAAAGTTCTTGAATGAACTGCTGGACTTCAATCTGAGAATCAACGGCGCGGGAAGCTGGTACGCGCTTTCGCTCGGCAACCCGAGCAGTCAAACGAGCTACACGAACGGCAGCACGTATCTCGTCGCCATCGGAGCCGGGGGCATCGATCTGTACCGATTCAATAGCGGTCAACGGACGGTCATCTACGGTAACCTGCCCGGTTATACGAGTGTCGGAGGCGGGACAGTCCCTAATACGATGCTTCCTTACAATGAAACGCACCGGGTTCAGCTTGGAACGTTCCGGCAAGGGGACGGCGTCCGGATAATTATGAAGGTAGAAGGAATCGAAGTATTCAATTTCCTCGATACCGACAAGACGAACGCTCTATCCGATGCGGGATATTTCGGATTGATTGCAAGAAGCGGCAGCATCACCTTAAGCAGGACGGACCATCAGCAGCCGGCAGTAGCGGGACTTGCGATAGACGGATTATCCGGCATTCAGGCGGGAGAAAGACGAACGGTCTCTGTAACGGTGGTCTATGAAAATGGGGATAATGGACCGCTCGCATCCGGCGTATCCTTCAGCAGCAGCGACGCCCGGGTCGCGGATGTGGACTCGAATGGTAACGTGACAGCGCGCCTTCCCGGAACCGCGATCATCATTGCACGCTACGGCAGCGTGATCGGATCGTATCCTTTAACCGTGCAGGATACGATTCCGCCTGTTACCGTCGGAAAACTTACCCCGGCTGAACCGGACGGAGCGAACGGTTGGTACGTTCATCCGGTAACGGTCAATCTGCTCGCGACCGATCAAGGGGATGGAGTCGCAAGCACCGTGTACAGTCAGGATGGCGGAATCACATGGATCCAATATACAGGGGCTTTCACCGTTAGTCTGGACGGTCCATCCGAGTTGAAATATCGTTCGACGGATAAGGCCGGGAACGCGGAGGCTGTCGGAATGATTGCCTTCCGAATGGATTCCGCCGGACCGAAGCTCGAAGTGGCCGGGGTTGAAGAAGACGGCAGCTACGAAGACGCAGGGAACTTGCAGCTACAGGTTCATGTCATCGATGCTCAATCGGGAGTCGATGACGCGCAAACCTCGATTGTGTTGGACGGAAAACCGTACCCGAACGGCTCGATCGCTTCGCTCTATTCGTTACCGCTCGGAGCTCATACTCTCACCGTAACTGCCGTCGACTTGGCGGGGAATCGAAGTGTCAAGACGATCCATTTTCAGACTGTGACCAGTATTCAATCCTTGCAAGATTTGGTTCAACGCTTTACCCAAAGCAACTTGATCGACAACGCCGGACTGGCGAATAGCCTGATGTCCAAAATTAAGAACGGCAATTTGCAAAGCTTTGTTCGTGAAGTGCAGGCCCAGAGCGGCAAGCACATTACGGCGGAAGCGGCTCAATATTTAATCAGAGACGCACAAGCACTTATTTTACAAATCAAATGA
- a CDS encoding phosphotransferase family protein codes for MSSILKVIEKLKLNVLSVEDVPESFSSDVYKLTLASGENVFVKIPFNKDKLFREFQMLETLKGIIPVPKVLDIWYGDESTTGALLLTAIQGMPCTGDIDEKLSFQIGVYHAMLHEVKTPGYGYHVTDGFKLLDQNNWRLHIKSNFEKWKEPCKEILDSNLYERCILHFDGVFSALPDPDGPCIVHMDFRPGNILVNGNEVAGIIDFESARGGSSEIDFTKVNRYIWEVNPRTKIPFIEGYQSIRPMLALERVLPFYDIYDAFSAVVWCKNRGIEKNQTFLQENIHILRNSVGY; via the coding sequence ATGAGTTCTATTCTAAAAGTTATAGAAAAGCTAAAGTTGAACGTCTTGAGTGTTGAAGATGTTCCAGAGTCATTTAGTTCTGATGTATACAAACTTACTCTTGCCAGTGGAGAAAACGTTTTTGTAAAAATTCCATTTAACAAGGATAAACTATTCCGTGAATTTCAGATGCTTGAAACATTAAAGGGTATAATACCTGTTCCTAAGGTATTGGACATTTGGTACGGGGATGAAAGTACTACTGGAGCATTGCTTCTTACAGCAATTCAAGGTATGCCTTGTACAGGAGACATTGATGAGAAACTCTCTTTTCAAATTGGCGTGTATCATGCTATGCTCCATGAGGTTAAAACTCCTGGGTATGGTTATCATGTAACCGATGGTTTTAAGTTACTTGACCAAAATAATTGGAGATTACATATCAAAAGTAATTTTGAAAAGTGGAAAGAGCCATGCAAAGAGATTCTCGACTCAAATTTGTATGAAAGATGTATTCTTCACTTTGATGGAGTTTTCTCTGCTTTACCGGATCCTGACGGACCATGCATTGTTCACATGGATTTTAGACCAGGTAATATATTGGTGAATGGTAACGAGGTTGCTGGCATTATTGATTTCGAGAGTGCCCGTGGTGGATCGTCGGAAATAGATTTTACAAAAGTCAATCGATATATTTGGGAAGTCAATCCGAGAACAAAGATACCGTTCATTGAAGGTTATCAATCGATTCGACCTATGTTGGCTCTGGAAAGAGTGCTGCCATTTTATGATATTTACGATGCTTTCAGCGCAGTTGTTTGGTGTAAAAACAGAGGAATTGAAAAAAATCAAACGTTCCTTCAGGAAAATATTCATATTTTAAGGAATTCGGTGGGATATTGA
- a CDS encoding Crp/Fnr family transcriptional regulator codes for MKDILYKYMSRWTSLNEEDQQVIMDEIRIEQFKKGTVLFKQGDAPTKCYFILKGCVRQYSIDEEGREITSNFYTEEQAIAIFNHHKPDKLSDYTFTCVEDAVMVVGDPETERDMYSKYPQLETMTRMMIEENLGQVQEEFAAFIASSPEERFKTLQMKRPSLIDRVPQHQLASYLGITPESLSRIKKRTHQDPR; via the coding sequence ATGAAGGACATTTTATACAAATATATGTCGAGATGGACTTCCCTAAACGAGGAAGATCAGCAAGTCATTATGGACGAGATTCGTATAGAACAATTTAAAAAGGGAACCGTTCTTTTTAAACAAGGAGATGCCCCTACAAAATGTTATTTCATTCTGAAAGGTTGCGTAAGACAGTATTCAATCGATGAAGAGGGAAGAGAGATTACATCCAATTTCTACACCGAAGAGCAAGCTATCGCCATTTTCAATCATCACAAACCAGACAAGTTATCCGATTACACCTTCACGTGCGTTGAAGATGCGGTAATGGTCGTTGGCGACCCCGAAACGGAAAGGGACATGTACAGCAAATACCCTCAATTGGAGACGATGACCCGCATGATGATCGAGGAGAACTTGGGTCAGGTCCAGGAGGAATTCGCTGCTTTTATCGCTTCTTCGCCTGAAGAACGCTTCAAGACGTTGCAAATGAAACGCCCATCACTCATCGACCGGGTACCTCAACATCAATTAGCCAGTTATCTCGGCATTACTCCGGAGTCACTAAGCAGAATTAAGAAGAGAACTCACCAAGACCCCCGCTGA